The segment AATGAAATGGTGAAAAATATGATAAGTATAAATAAAGAAACTTTAAAAATTGTAAAAGATCTTTTAGACAATACTGAACTATATGGCGTAAAAGTAGAAAAACTTGTTTCTGGAACTACCGTAATCGATACAGGACTAGAAGCAAAAGGCGGATATCTTGCTGGATTAAAAGTAACAGAAATAGCTATGGGCGGTCTTGGTAAAGCCTCAATTTCTTTTATGAATTATGATGATTTAAAATTACCAATAATTGTTGTAACAACAGATTATCCTGCAATATCTTTATTAGGAAGTCAGCTTGCAGGTTGGACTATAAAAGTTGGAAGCTTCTTTGCTATGGGTTCAGGTCCTGCAAGAGCTCTTGCTTTAAAGCCAAAAAAAGTTTTTGAAAAAATAAATTATCGTGATGATTATGATTCAGCAATACTTTTATTAGAAACTAAAGAAAAACCAACAGATGATGTAGCTAAAGAAATAAGCAAAGCTTGTAATGTAAATCCTGAAAATCTTTATTTAGTTTTAACATCAACAACTTCCATAGCAGGATCTGTTCAAGTTTCTGGTAGAGTTGTTGAAACTGGTCTTTATAGGCTTGATTATCTTGGTTTTAATCCACTTAAAGTTCTTTATGGAGCAGGTTATGCT is part of the Nitrososphaerota archaeon genome and harbors:
- the mch gene encoding methenyltetrahydromethanopterin cyclohydrolase produces the protein MISINKETLKIVKDLLDNTELYGVKVEKLVSGTTVIDTGLEAKGGYLAGLKVTEIAMGGLGKASISFMNYDDLKLPIIVVTTDYPAISLLGSQLAGWTIKVGSFFAMGSGPARALALKPKKVFEKINYRDDYDSAILLLETKEKPTDDVAKEISKACNVNPENLYLVLTSTTSIAGSVQVSGRVVETGLYRLDYLGFNPLKVLYGAGYAPIMPIHPDSGIAVAKQEDALVYGGVTHYIVDEDDEKIKEIIEKAPAVVSKDYGKPSYEILKAVGFDWSKLDPAFFATGYVTITNRKSGKTYSAGKVNPQVLKLSIMM